In Monomorium pharaonis isolate MP-MQ-018 chromosome 3, ASM1337386v2, whole genome shotgun sequence, a genomic segment contains:
- the LOC105835311 gene encoding enkurin, whose amino-acid sequence MHNYRVWSKSSIDTPRGGELIGKMADPLEKLVAVARQKNFVKQNILRAKHSYPTELKQRSVDTRHGDTYDLKRSGLLPIYVHKKNYGKVPRFITVCAKADVTVETDTAERLDGNKVSEISAYRYIDKEERKMLLDGMKQKWEEAMRQFRRLPFLANTLPKAQKKARMERELQQLEKDIALIEQHPQIYVYDDTMPKRYNAHLCYNWWH is encoded by the exons atgcataattatagAGTTTGGTCGAAGTCATCCATAGATACGCCGCGCGGAGGAGAACTAATCggcaaaatggcggatccttTAGAAAAATTGGTTGCCGTCGCACGGCAAAAGAATTTTGTCAAACAGAATATCCTTCGCGCGAAACATTCCTATCCGACAGAGCTCAAACAGCGGTCCGTTGATACTCGACACGGCGACACGTATGATTTAAAGAGAAGCGGATTACTTCCGATTTACGTTCACAAGAAA AATTATGGAAAAGTACCGAGATTTATCACGGTTTGCGCAAAAGCCGACGTGACGGTAGAAACAGACACGGCTGAACGACTTGATGGAAATAAAGTATCAGAAATATCAGCATATCGATACATCGATAAGGAGGAGCGCAAGATGCTGCTAGAT GGCATGAAGCAAAAGTGGGAGGAAGCAATGAGACAATTCCGGAGGTTGCCGTTTCTCGCGAATACGCTACCGAAGGCGCAGAAGAAGGCGAGGATGGAGCGCGAGCTGCAACAGCTCGAAAAAGACATAGCACTTATCGAGCAGCATCCGCAAATATACGTTTACGATGACACAATGCCGAAGCGTTATAACGCCCATCTGTGCTA CAATTGGTGGCATTAA
- the LOC105835317 gene encoding calcineurin subunit B type 2 produces MGNESSLPMELCSNFDVDEIRRLGKRFRKLDLDNSGALSIDEFMSLPELQQNPLVQRVIDIFDADGNGEVDFKEFIHGVSQFSVKGDKESKLRFAFRIYDMDNDGYISNGELYQVLKMMVGNNLKDTQLQQIVDKTILFADKDEDGRISFEEFCSVVGNTDIHKKMVVDV; encoded by the exons ATG GGTAACGAAAGTTCGCTGCCTATGGAACTCTGTTCGAACT TCGACGTAGATGAAATCAGAAGATTGGGAAAGAGATTTCGGAAGCTAGACTTGGATAACAGTGGAGCACTCAGTATCGATGAGTTTATGTCCCTGCCCGAGCTGCAACAGAACCCATTGGTGCAGCGTGTCATCGACATATTCGATGCAGATGGCAATGGGGAGGTAGATTTCAAGGAGTTTATTCACGGAGTGTCTCAGTTCAGCGTTAAG GGAGACAAGGAGAGTAAATTACGATTTGCATTTAGAATTTACGATATGGATAACGATGGTTATATAAGCAACGGGGAGCTTTACCAAGTACTAAAAATGATGGTAGGCAATAACTTGAAGGATACGCAATTGCAGCAAATTGTCGATAAAACAATACTGTTTGCCGACAAGGACGAGGATGGCAGGATTAGCTTTGAAGAATTTTGTTCT GTTGTTGGCAATACAGATATTCATAAGAAAATGGTAGTTGACGTTTAA
- the LOC105835312 gene encoding cell wall protein DAN4, with translation MENLEEVLQALDEFQKMRPSVIPQELEDYLCWVAKTGDPVYQWPLIKTLVREKLTRVMTDFYESCPTLDLAPCPNVEHFNYDTMKSNLLERLESFVNAPFTVQRICELLTAPRKEYNRVDKFMRAIEKNILVVSTREPGPITRRGETGDGMVNGSVEEDAAASVTQQQPPPPSPSQPPSSQQPTTPPQTSAQQPAVQPPTSQDVEMEYWEKDCGSTVTISVHTAVENEPPPSLLHTGVIPATADSALAKNLFADESVREKIEQVAASRTDLATTNYITSVSEFSTISNLNLQPHASSPVSATEPIATAVPVVQSLPVLSGAAIPDDSTTAPGADIAVAIAMNEDAASSQPNLDIENEEIETAATASDTAATSTTTAAATVTTTTTTTAASTTSTSAAATTTVTVVATVIPLTTDTTRKLQAAFQAKRFESDDDKCTDQTSSEKPMMDPSTLVGGTEEELEHLVKNEEASLTNSSSERLDLNEMSRDESRLTESLLQTDVEMRPDTLADSNARSVAPEEERAPDKSSEEKGRASILEDMEDEENLRSSTSDQTNATAFVESEEKDCGTATSSDERTSVVIVSSSETLYKTDKPIEIHSTVSSSETCFVRDQQPVNQKAENTEEVDTVLEAIPAVASSNSNTNGREEAVQEQPEINDDNLNIMEISNDKIALVESMVSTDSIGIIEKSKEVASVIEKLDPISPAIVETTEGSDNIVSCRSPEDDKLTDIQDDSLANLQGNKACVTIKGNQSSVIESIACRRESMELMEVDDDEESLSTFQQDEPMEHETMEELSKS, from the coding sequence atgGAAAATCTGGAGGAGGTGTTGCAGGCGCTTGACGAGTTCCAGAAGATGCGGCCGTCGGTGATCCCGCAGGAGCTCGAGGACTACTTGTGCTGGGTCGCTAAGACCGGCGACCCGGTATACCAGTGGCCGCTGATCAAGACCCTCGTCCGGGAGAAGCTTACGCGCGTGATGACGGACTTCTACGAGAGCTGCCCGACGCTGGATCTCGCGCCCTGTCCCAATGTCGAGCACTTCAACTACGACACGATGAAGAGTAACCTGCTCGAGCGGCTGGAGTCGTTCGTAAACGCACCGTTCACCGTTCAGCGAATATGCGAGCTGCTGACGGCACCACGCAAGGAGTACAATCGCGTCGACAAGTTCATGCGCGCGATCGAGAAGAATATTCTGGTGGTGTCGACGCGCGAGCCGGGGCCGATTACCAGACGCGGCGAGACGGGCGACGGGATGGTGAACGGATCCGTGGAGGAGGACGCGGCAGCCTCCGTCACGCAGCAACAaccgccaccgccgtcgccgtcgcaaCCTCCTTCCTCGCAGCAGCCGACGACGCCACCACAGACGTCGGCGCAGCAGCCGGCCGTGCAGCCGCCAACCTCGCAGGACGTCGAGATGGAGTACTGGGAGAAGGACTGCGGTTCTACTGTTACGATCAGCGTGCATACCGCTGTCGAGAACGAGCCGCCACCGTCGCTCCTGCACACCGGAGTAATACCAGCGACCGCTGACTCCGCCTTGGCCAAGAATCTCTTCGCGGACGAGTCCGTGCGGGAGAAGATCGAACAGGTTGCCGCCTCCAGAACGGATCTTGCGACAACCAACTATATCACCTCTGTCTCAGAGTTTTCCACCATATCGAATTTAAATTTGCAGCCGCACGCAAGCTCGCCGGTGTCAGCGACGGAGCCCATCGCGACCGCAGTTCCTGTGGTGCAAAGTCTACCGGTCCTTTCGGGGGCGGCCATCCCCGACGACTCGACGACGGCTCCGGGTGCCGACATAGCGGTGGCGATCGCGATGAACGAGGACGCAGCCAGTTCCCAGCCCAATTTAGACATAGAGAACGAAGAGATTGAAACCGCGGCGACGGCGAGCGACACCGCAGCGACGTCCACGACGACGGCAGCTGCCacggtgacgacgacgacaacaacGACGGCGGCATCGACGACATCGAcatcggcggcggcgacgacgacggtgacCGTGGTAGCAACGGTAATCCCGCTGACAACGGACACCACGCGGAAGCTGCAGGCCGCTTTCCAGGCGAAACGCTTCGAGTCTGACGACGACAAGTGTACGGATCAGACTTCCAGTGAGAAACCGATGATGGATCCGTCAACCTTGGTCGGCGGCACGGAGGAGGAGCTTGAGCATCTCGTGAAGAATGAGGAGGCGAGCCTGACCAATTCGAGTTCCGAGCGTTTAGATCTTAATGAGATGTCGCGCGACGAAAGTAGATTAACTGAAAGTTTATTACAGACGGACGTCGAGATGAGACCTGACACTCTGGCAGACAGTAATGCCAGGAGCGTCGCTCCCGAGGAGGAGAGGGCTCCAGACAAATCGAGCGAGGAGAAGGGACGGGCGTCGATCCTCGAGGATATGGAGGACGAGGAGAACTTGCGTTCTTCCACGAGCGACCAGACGAACGCGACGGCATTTGTTGAGTCCGAGGAGAAGGACTGTGGCACGGCCACGTCGTCCGACGAACGCACGAGCGTGGTTATCGTATCCAGCAGCGAGACGTTATACAAAACGGATAAACCCATAGAGATACATTCGACGGTTTCCTCTTCGGAAACGTGTTTTGTACGCGACCAGCAGCCTGTAAACCAGAAAGCAGAGAATACGGAGGAGGTGGATACAGTTCTCGAGGCCATTCCTGCGGTAGCATCTTCCAACAGCAACACCAATGGGCGAGAAGAAGCAGTGCAGGAGCAGCCCGAGATTAACGACGATAACTTGAATATTATGGAAATTTCCAACGACAAAATAGCTCTCGTCGAGTCCATGGTGTCCACGGATTCAATAGGCATCATAGAGAAATCTAAGGAAGTAGCGTCTGTAATCGAAAAACTCGATCCCATCTCGCCTGCTATCGTCGAAACGACGGAGGGCTCCGACAACATTGTCAGTTGTCGATCGCCAGAGGACGATAAACTAACGGACATTCAGGACGACAGTTTAGCAAATTTACAGGGCAATAAGGCGTGCGTCACGATAAAAGGGAACCAATCTTCTGTTATAGAGAGTATAGCATGTAGAAGGGAATCGATGGAATTAATGGAGGTCGATGACGACGAAGAGTCACTGTCGACGTTTCAACAGGATGAACCTATGGAGCACGAAACAATGGAGGAGCTATCAAAAAGTTAA